In Sander vitreus isolate 19-12246 chromosome 4, sanVit1, whole genome shotgun sequence, the genomic stretch CAACTGGAAACATCCACACGTGAAGCTATCAGCTCTAACCTGTCTAACACacggattccaacagcgggcgTGAGCGCTTCACTTGAATTGTAGCAGAAAAAGATCTGAACTCAGACTAccgcaaaaacaaacaagggaAGTTTCACCAGGCTTTggcttttatttctgtttcagcTCCCTGTTGGTCCTAACAGCCATTGTGCATAGTTGAGTCATATTGGCTTGTGTCTCGATTGGCCAGTTCTCACCCCCCCCATCTAATTCCACTGCACAGATTAACAATAGTTATGAAGGATGCATGTGAATAATCCGATTTTTATCTCTAATTACTTTTATATGAGGCAGCTACTGAAAACCTTAGTTATGGCTTTGCTCAGGTTTCACAATGACAACACTAGCTACAGTACAATGGAGAGCCTCTCAGCTGAAATGTAAGCTAGCTGACAAGCATGAGAAGTACAGTGTCGTACAaacttaaaagaaagaaagaaaaaggcacTAGCTCTTATGATCCAAAGATCAGGACTACCATGATAAACAGAAGTGATACTAACAGGACAGTCTGGACCTTACTCATGAAGACTTTATACAAGCTAAGAAGGATAATGCTTGCTCAAGCTCGTGAAGAACAATATTGCAAACAAACGTGCATCCGTCACTGCCTCGTTATgttacaaataaagaaaaactaaataggAAAACGTGTAAAGACAGAGCTTGGGAGCAAATCAACGAGCAACTTTAAACATCAATTTCTAACCACGGATGTAATATAGACAAAGTCAATTTCCTGTATTCGGTTTGTTTGCATTCGATTCATCTGCCTGCCGGTTATTGTGAAATGTGAGATACAGTACAAAGATGCAATTTGGTAAAAGGTCAGTCCTTttcaagtgattttttttttttctttctctctcctattGGTCAGTGGATTTTATGGCGCGTCGACTGCTCACAGCAGTGTGCAGCCGCCTCTCTTTTTGCGCTTGCGGACCTGCAGCGCTGCTCTAGTGGCCATCTCGAACACTTCCCGCACGCCATCCTTGGTCTTGGCAGAGCACTCCAAGTAGCCAAAAGCACTGATCCTGCCGGCCATGTCTCTGCCTTCTTCAGTCTTCACCGGCTCCTGCATGGTTAGAGCAGAGATTGTTAGGAACTGTACAAAaagtattattagtattagtatggAGGGGTGTTCAGAAAAGGGGGTTGAGTTATGTTTTTCTGCTGAAGCAAAGGTAATCTTACATTTTTGGGTATGATTAaacgtcatttatcagtctCCTATAGCAGCTCCCACCACTTTATTCTGCATCTCAACAAAAAGCTCAACGACAGTAGGTAGCTTTTTGTTCAAAAGTTTGGAAAATTACTAATATTCAGTAAACTAGAAAATACCACAATTTTGGCAATCACTGCTTCTAATTTGACTACTGTGGATATGCaaacaatattaatattttaaggtttaaagctttagtgcgtaactttttgatattattgaacctctgttacattcaagccattaccaaatgagttgctacaaagctaatttaaactatcagctccacacaactccctctgtatttctcagtatgactatgttcagaagattgtgtcgtccggtgactttcccgcgcagaagctcgagtgaagataattacctcttctgaagagtctatcatgttttttttaatcctccgtgttctccttggctactagcaactgcgtggaggaggggtgggggtgcgtccgcgatcacggaaggcttgtatcatgtggaccggccgacagttttgttttcattttcttagaattcctcatgggggggggggagacagaaactacgcactatagctttaaatgggAGTACATCTTAAAATCTTTGTgaacttttatttttgtgaaaaataattagagctgcaacaattagtcTATTCAATAAGTCAGAAGCTGAATCAGCAACTATTGTGATTAATCGTTCAAGGTATTTTcccaagcaaaaatgccaaatattctcTAGTTCTTACATGAGAGGAGCtggtgcttttctttgtcatatatgacagtaaattgaatatctttgattTTTGGACTTGAAAAATTGTAAATGGCAGTTTTTAACTCCGTTTATACACTATATACTtatagagatggcccgataccattttttgcttcccgataccaattccgatacctgaacttgcgtatcggccgatacgagtaccgatccgataccagtgagtcatatattttattatgttttaacaagtgtatactactatccctgtatgtatgtgatattatttctatctttgttgtcagtctggctcatgttaaactttgtgaaacatgaacaatgaatgccacagaactttcttttattatccagtttgacagtcagttataaacggaaaaagaacataaactactttaatgtagatttttagggctttattacgtggtatcggatcggtgcataaactccagtacttcctgataccgataccagcattttaggcagtatcggagccgatatcggaacatctctacttatAAACCATACAATTAATCACTAAAATAATTGACAAATTCATCGATAATTAAAATGTTGTTAGTATCAGCCCTAAACATGTTCAGTCTACCTACCCAACCCAATATTTTTTGTACAGTCCCTTATAAAACCAAATAAGCTGAATGTGATGCACCTGTGTTTTTATGCCCGTCTACACCTCCAAATAATGACAAATTTATTAAACAGGTAAACCTTGAAATCAGAGCTATACACACTACTTCAATAACCCTCCCAGCCACATCATTCTGTACTCTGTGTGAACCATGTAAACTCCAAAACACTTGAACTAATGACTTACTGCTACTCTTTGTCAAACAGCTCTTAGTttcaacaaaaatgaaaagctgACGGTGGTGTTTGAAAGAGCTGGAGAGCTTTGTCAACATGTTGCTATTATTAGCTGGACCTGGAGACAGAGAACGGGCCATAGTTGCATGCTGTGACACAATAAACCAACATGCTGCTGTCATTATAGTAAGAGTGAAAGGCCACTAGCAGCCTTTTCAGAGTGCTGTCACTGTTTGTCACTGAAAGGTAACTTTCCTCTGGGAACAGACAGGTTAACAAAAATGAGATAGTATTCAATTAATGTTCCATCTTTCTTTGGCTTTTTAGAAAAACACCTTCTCGGACCAATAGTTTTCATATGATTTTACTTTATCAACGTAATATTGACATtctgcttttcaaaataaatatacacacacattatatatatatgtgtgtgtgtgtgtgtgtgtgtgtgtgtgtgtgtgtgtgtgtgtgtgtgaccacacTTTTACCAGTACCTGGTAAGCACCACTTTCTGTTTACAAAGCATTATTACAATGAGCTTTTATATAAATCTGGATCCTTTATCGTTTCAAATACttccagagaaagaaagaaaaaagttacACAACACTGAGCAGAAGCGGTTTCcaaagacgtgtgtgtgtgtgtgtgtgtgtgtgtgtgtgtgtgtgtgtgaccacaaTTTTACCAGTACCTGAGGCAACATGTCAACAAAGCAGCCCTTGTTTTTTGATGCAGTGCTTTTGTCACTCTGAACTCCCGGTGAAGCAATATTTGTCATAAATATGAACATAAACAATTCAGATAAAAACTTCACAACTTGAACCTGATGAACTGTTTCAACCCTGCACATAGCCCCAGGCCGTTGGTGCCAGAGTATTCAAGAGGTGCCTACTTGTGCCTGGTTACCCCAATCCACAGCTCATTGACCCTCTGAGGCGATTGTACCTGCTTCATCTTGGCCAGCTCTCTCCGTGTGTGCTCATCATTCCTCAGGTCCTTCTTGTTCCCCACCAGGATTATAGGAACATTGGGACAGAAGTGCTTCACCTCAGGCGTCCACTTCTCAGGGATATTTTCTGTCCCGGGAGAGAGACAAGAAGTgagaagaaacagacagacagacacagagagacagagacagagagagagagagtgcagagTCACAGTGCAGAACACTTCTCATGATGGATTGCTCTGCAGACTGCTCGAGGCAAAGATGTTTTTAGCTGCACTAATCCTACTTTCCATCAAGTCAATTAAGGCATTTAACAAACAGCTTGCTTAGCTGATATGAGCTGCCTTTATTCTGTGAAGATAAACACGATAACAATAGCActtttatacagtataaagtCGTGTATTTTATAATTTTGACACATAAGACAGCTTTCTGTGCTGCTGCCGTCTCAGCCAGGCGTATCTAATTAAGACTTGTTTAAATatacaaatgttttaatataggctactgtatgtcAGCAGTTCCTTACCTAAACTGTCTGGGCTGTCGATGGAGAAGCACATGAGGATGACATCTGTGTCAGGGTAAGAGAGAGGCCTCAACCTGTCGTAGTCCTCTTGGCCTGCAGTATCCCACAGCGCCAACTCCACCTGGGAGAAATCACAAGAAAAACATTGTAAGAAGTAGTAGgcaaacaaaatacacacactgtacagaacGGTGGATTTATCTTGGTTTTAGAAACCAGTGATTCTCCTCATACTCCTTTTTATCTCCacgattcattcattcattcattcattcattcattcatgtcatTTTGTTCAAAGTTTTGTAATTTGAACCATTCTTAAGGGCTAAAAATTTAAATTAGTGGTCTAGTAGTGGTAATAGTCGGTCTTTACCTGACTCCACTCTTTAGCTGACTCACTGTGTTCAGGAGGGGAAggcatttttttatgtgaaaactTTTAAATACTGGAACTTTTACTGAATGACAATAGATTCCGGTTTTGCCCACGGAGAGTGCAAGCATCAGTCAACGGGCCCGAAATAGAGGTTCGCAGAGGCAGAGGGTGGGAGGTGGCTGCACACTGTTGAGACTGCATGAGCAACCAGAGCGGTTATGTTCCCACTGGACTCGTAAGCTGCAGACTTTGGGGAGGAAAAGAACGAGGGGAAAAACAGCTATTTTTAGAGACTGCTCAATCCACTGaaggtgagagaaagaaaatgtttttgtcctcGAGGGGAAGGGACACTCAAATTTAGGGTCTGAGAACACAAACATAATCCAGCTGCTTGTATAACGGGCTAATTCTTTCCAAATTATCCCCCTCTAGACCGATGTCCATCATGGATCCCTAACTTTATTTTTCCTCCCCACATCCAAGTGCGACCAGGACAGGAAATGAGAGTCGTTTATCTGGCAGGAGGGTCCTGGCGGGAGGAGAGGGATTGCCAGGAGACATCCCTGTTCCCTGTCTGAACAGGAAGCTGGGAAGTAGAGTCATTTCCTGTTTTGCCAAGTGGTGAACCTGCAGCGGTGGTCGGCTCAAGAGAACAAAACCCTTAATATAACCCATAACAAGCCATATGCAGCTCAGACTCAGCCCTCACTGACCTACTCCCTGTGACTCAgagttaaagggatatttcaccgctgaaaagctgaatatatctttaaaaattgtgtcacttatgtagtataaatgtaaatttttttttttttttaaattggtgccttctaggccgagaaaagccaggaaatgtgttttggctcatgtggatgaaagacaccaaatcccagaatgctctTGGTTCGCTGctctgagtccactcccaagccacgcctaccttttacagacagtcaactcaattcaactgtgttttattgtcatttcaaccatatacacaaaacaacgtttcaccgtgactcaagtggttacacaattcaaatatataaaaacgacattatataaaaacgacaaacgaaacacattatatgctccgtaaagttcagctaacacatactagcattagcgcttggtagccgtaaatttgcgtggaatgtagaatggtctcatctaacagtcacaaactccaccagcggttagcagttagttggatacaagcaccccatttctgcaacagtccgtgttaaaaaagcccacctccactagctagtcttaccccgtgacagagcagcactgttgttcagccatgtttccacaacaacaaaaacacagcagtctctgaactcgcgttagtagtccagtttgttgtccatagagacacttgcaagcaggattgatgggagaggtggccggctagcgttagctttccacctagctcataCTCCTGCGTATGAGCTAGGAGTATGAGCTAGGGACATTAGTAATGCCGCTAACCTTACCGGTTAGCGGCATCgagcgacaccgcaggctgatgtgctggtctccgtagcaggcgaagcctgtcaagtattccggctagcggcaccgcaggctgaggtgctggtctccgtagcaggcgaagcctggcacaggtggctggctagcgttagctttccacctagctctaactcctaccctcgtcccgctttctgcacaccgctgaggatgtcccctgatacaaagcttaatgctaaatcggtgaagtatccctttaagatgtcacacaaacacactcacacacacacacacttgggaGGTCTgaaataataatgcattttatttacccTCAACCATTGTATTTGAGCTACACATCTCAAATGGCTGTAAACTACTCTGTCATCTAGAAAGTACTGAATCAGTGAACACAAGAGTGACCTCGGCTCGGACACACCACATGTAACTGACCGTTTGCTAAACCCCTCCCCTGAGCAGTGATTGTCCAATCAGAGCTGAGCACCGTAACTTGGCCTAGCAGGTCTGTTCAGCTTCGGAATTATGCACGTTAAAGAGGTGTTCATGGGGCTGGATTTGGGAGTTTCTTTTACACTTATATGTTAAAAGAGATACATTGAAAatttaaaatacagtacaacaatAAAGTATGTAGTATCAGATTAGTATCACACTATTAATACTGGGACTAACTAGCGCTACACTGCAACAATGGTGTTTCTGTAATTTCAGGTCTTCTACATGGATCATCAAATGTTACTGTCACAAGATACTGATTTCTTTGCCGGCTGGGACAAACAACTTTAGCCTCAGTCCTTCAGCAAAATATCACGTACTGTATGGAGCCAGCAAGTTCACAATTATGACTTCTTTTACAAGATCCTTCATTTAAAGCGAATAGTCAGATTCATGTCATTCATGTTATTACTTTAAGGACAGTGCTGGTTTCTGACACAAACGGAAAGACTTCCTATGCGACAGACACAACTTCTTCTAGACTGCTCACTTGAGTGTCAAATCTACAAACCTGTTTTCCGTCAACCTCGATATCAGCGATGTAGTTCTCAAACACTGTTGGGACGTAGACTTCAGGAAACTGGTCTTTACTGAAAACAATGAGAAGACATGTTTTCCCACATGCTCCATCCCCGACAATCACCAGCTTCTTCCGAATGGTTGCCATCTCTGCTGGGAAACAAGAGAAAGGTTTTTACAGGAAgtcaaaaaaaattcaaataaaaagttGCGTGTCAAAACCATCACTACAAAAGAAACTTTTTCCCGTCAAGGGAGATTTCACCTGTCAACAAAGAAAAGTCACACTTTGTTGTCTCGTTTGTGT encodes the following:
- the LOC144517143 gene encoding rho-related GTP-binding protein RhoA-D-like is translated as MATIRKKLVIVGDGACGKTCLLIVFSKDQFPEVYVPTVFENYIADIEVDGKQVELALWDTAGQEDYDRLRPLSYPDTDVILMCFSIDSPDSLENIPEKWTPEVKHFCPNVPIILVGNKKDLRNDEHTRRELAKMKQEPVKTEEGRDMAGRISAFGYLECSAKTKDGVREVFEMATRAALQVRKRKKRGGCTLL